The following proteins are co-located in the Camelina sativa cultivar DH55 chromosome 12, Cs, whole genome shotgun sequence genome:
- the LOC104733967 gene encoding uncharacterized protein LOC104733967 has product MIHVNEQVIVPFSVGPYKDQVLCDVVPMQASHLLLGRPWEFDKMTSHCGHTNQYSFVHENKRICLKSLSPTQVYEMQSKLSKDPDANFLINASIVRRSLSDSTCQVLLMVFQDVVSTEHEQDAVPSVIKSLLRWYQDIFPEELPHGLPPLRDIEHKINLLPGAQLPNRPATV; this is encoded by the coding sequence ATGATTCATGTCAATGAACAAGTCATAGTTCCGTTTAGTGTGGGCCCTTATAAAGACCAAGTCTTATGTGATGTGGTGCcaatgcaagctagccacctccttTTGGGGCGTCCATGGGAGTTTGACAAAATGACCTCTCACTGCGGCCACACCAACCAATATTCCTTTGTGCACGAGAACAAGCGTATTTGCTTAAAATCCTTGAGTCCTACACAAGTCTACGAGATGCAATCGAAATTGTCTAAGGATCCGGACGCTAACTTTTTGATCAATGCTAGTATTGTTCGGAGATCACTTAGTGACTCCACTTGTCAAGTGTTATTGATGGTGTTTCAAGATGTTGTGAGTACAGAACATGAACAGGACGCCGTCCCGTCCGTGATCAAGTCACTATTACGGTGGTACCAGGACATCTTTCCTGAAGAATTACCACACGGCCTACCACCATTGCGAGACATTGAGCACAAGATCAATCTCCTACCCGGTGCACAACTGCCTAACCGACCAGCTACCGTGTGA
- the LOC104732845 gene encoding uncharacterized protein LOC104732845: MSRICLNSNNTTETIIWTAGIDVMLLTIYIQECRRNNPINETQIIRIFAEETGHELSWKSLEKRICYLKSLYASLCKSCTWDPRTGVPSMSNEVWTQTTKRHPELSNPNSELLVEFFIQRMTSRLHDSSGFDCFKATLHLPENPNGFSSMLNLAPPHWRDSSGKFAGFSLYQLTENLCSTKKKGT; this comes from the exons ATGAGTCGCATATGCCTTAACAGTAACAACACAACA GAGACTATAATTTGGACAGCTGGCATTGATGTAATGTTGCTCACAATATACATCCAAGAGTGCAGAAGGAATAATCCAATCAACGAAACCCAAATTATTCGGATTTTTGCTGAGGAAACCGGTCATGAGCTCAGTTGGAAAAGTTTAGAAAAAAGAATTTGCTACTTGAAAAGTTTGTACGCCAGCTTATGCAAGTCCTGTACATGGGATCCAAGAACAGGGGTGCCCTCAATGAGTAATGAAGTGTGGACACAAACTACGAAG AGACATCCTGAATTGTCAAATCCAAATTCCGAACTACTAGTTGAGTTCTTTATACAAAGAATGACATCGAGGCTACATGATTCGAGTGGCTTTGACTGCTTCAAGGCGACACTACATCTACCTGAGAATCCCAATGGCTTTAGTTCTATGTTGAACCTCGCTCCTCCCCATTGGAGAGACTCGTCGGGAAAATTTGCTGGATTTAGCTTGTATCAGCTGACTGAAAATCTAtgttcaacaaagaagaaaggcACTTAA